One Mya arenaria isolate MELC-2E11 chromosome 5, ASM2691426v1 genomic window carries:
- the LOC128233723 gene encoding uncharacterized protein LOC128233723 translates to MVVTWSAWCIHPCIVIVFLCLMPVHGFVVGTTPSQAAFGLANAEVNMALYQKCKGICVNGLPCPPECMNVLNVWSLRPGPVDETVAAPKPDTYTQTHKPTGTNSMKNYTHGHYSASLDIEKANDNSSTPITLKPAQVVSHGALETALHTSSSHQIGSATGSQSQIAHNMSVIHGEGFHKGQVIGRRSNMRFRD, encoded by the exons ATGGTCGTCACATGGTCAGCATGGTGTATCCACCCATGTATTGTCATAGTGTTTCTTTGTTTGATGCCAGTACACGGATTCGTCGTCGGAACAACACCATCACAGGCTGCGTTCGGTCTCGCGAATGCTGAGGTCAACATGGCCCTCTATCAGAAATGCAAAGGAATATGTGTAAA TGGTCTGCCCTGTCCACCAGAATGCATGAACGTATTGAACGTGTGGAGTTTACGACCCGGCCCAGTCGATGAAACAGTTGCAGCCCCTAAACCTGACACTTACACGCAAACACATAAACCTACTGGCACCAATTCTATGAAAAACTACACTCATGGCCATTATTCTGCGTCATTGGATATCGAGAAGGCCAATGACAACAGTTCGACTCCTATAACTCTGAAACCTGCTCAGGTAGTATCACATGGCGCACTAGAGACTGCACTACACACATCAAGCAGCCACCAGATAGGGTCAGCAACCGGAAGCCAAAGTCAGATAGCCCACAACATGTCGGTTATCCACGGGGAAGGCTTCCATAAGGGACAAGTTATTGGGAGAAG GTCAAATATGAGATTCAGGGATTGa